One window of Zalophus californianus isolate mZalCal1 chromosome 3, mZalCal1.pri.v2, whole genome shotgun sequence genomic DNA carries:
- the FAM171B gene encoding protein FAM171B isoform X1 — protein sequence MARLSRRVPCTLLLGLAAVLLKARLVPAAARAELSRSDLSLIQQQQQQQQQRQREEAEEERPEVPGASSTVTVPVSVFMLKVQVNDIISRQYLSQAVVEVFVNYTKTNSTVTKNNGAVLIKVPYKLGLSLTIIAYKDGYVLTPLPWKTGKMPIYSSVTLSLFPQSQANIWLFEDTVLITGKLADAKSQPSVQFSKALIKLPDNHHINNVTGYLTVLQQFLKVDNFLYTTGITLNKSVGLLVQIHVVQSQLYPRFNSVYVPTAGHDLKGFESLELTPLAAICVKIYSGGKELKVDGSIQVSLPLLHTNDISAGDHIPAWTFDMNIGAWVNHGRGTVKAYNNHLIWTYDAPHLGYWIAAPLPGTRGSGINGDSRDITAYHTVFLTAILGGTVVIVIGFFAVLLCYCRDKCGTPQKRERNITKLEVLKRDQTTSTTHINHISSVKVALKAEEKSQLFNAKNSSYSPQKKEPSKAEAEERVSMVKTRDNFKIYNEDVPFLSASQNNHSRNPAQSLEPTVGSKQPKHFNNNLSSSLGDAQEEKRYLTGNEEVYGHSHIPEQLMHLYSQPIAILQTSDLFSTPEQVHTAKSATLPRKGQLVYGQLMEPVSRENFTQTLPKMPVHSHAQPPDAREENIPLEGQQSLPSQTSDWSRYSNSLLESVSVPGTLNEAVVMTPFSSELQGISEQTLLELSKGKPSPHPRAWFVSLDGKPVAQVRHSFIDLKKGKRAQSNDTSLDSGVDMNEHHSSRKLEREKTFIKSMHPPKILYLEDLDLSSSESGTTVCSPEDPALRHILDGGSGAIMEHPGEESPGRKSTAEDFEANISPTKKRGRPPLAKKDSKTNIWKKREERPLLPIN from the exons tgtCTGTATTTATGCTGAAAGTGCAGGTGAATGACATCATCAGTCGTCAGTACCTGAGTCAAGCAGTTGTAGAAGTGTTTGTAAACTACACGAAAACAAATTCCACAGTAACTAAAAACAATGGAGCAGTGTTGATAAAAGTACCTTATAAATTAGGACTCAGCTTAACCATTATTGCTTACAAAGATGGCTATGTGTTGACACCTCTGCCTTGGAAGACCGGAAAAATGCCAA TATATTCATCAGTTACACTTTCACTGTTCCCGCAAAGCCAAGCAAATATATGGCTCTTTGAagacactgttttaattactgggAAATTAGCTG ATGCCAAATCTCAACCAAGTGTTCAGTTTTCAAAAGCCTTAATTAAACTACCCGACAACCATCACATTAACAATGTAACAGGCTATCTTACAGTTCTACAACAATTTTTGAAAGTGGACAATTTCCTGTATACAACTGGAATTACTCTCAATAAATCAG TGGGCCTGCtcgttcaaatccatgttgttcagaGTCAACTCTATCCCAGATTCAACAGCGTGTACGTACCTACGGCTGGTCATGACCTAAAAG GTTTTGAAAGTCTTGAATTGACTCCTCTTGCTGCAATATGTGTGAAAATATATTCTGGAGGAAAAGAATTAAAGGTGGATGGCTCTATTCAAGTTTCTCTCCCCCTTCTACATACAAATGATATAAGTGCAGGGGATCACATACCTGCCTGGACATTTGATATGAACATAG GTGCTTGGGTAAATCATGGCCGGGGAACAGTCAAGGCGTATAATAATCACTTAATTTGGACATATGATGCACCACATTTGGGCTACTGGATAGCAGCTCCACTTCCAGGAACTAGAG GTTCAGGTATAAATGGAGACTCAAGGGACATAACTGCCTACCACACGGTGTTTCTCACAGCCATATTAGGAGGCACAGTAGTCATTGTCATTGGATTTTTTGCTGTGCTTCTTTGTTATTGCAG GGATAAGTGTGGTACtccacagaaaagagaaagaaatatcacTAAACTCGAAGTCCTCAAGAGAGACCAGACAACTTCAACCACACACATAAATCATATCAGTTCAGTCAAAGTTGCATTAAAAGCTGAGGAAAAGTCACAGTTATTTAATGCCAAAAACTCCTCATATAGCCCTCAGAAAAAGGAGCCATcaaaggcagaagcagaagaaagagtttCCATGGTAAAAACTCGGGACAATTTTAAAATCTACAATGAAGATGTTCCATTTCTATCAGCCAGTCAAAACAATCACTCAAGAAACCCAGCACAGTCTTTGGAGCCCACTGTAGGGTCCAAACAACCTAAACATTTTAACAACAATCTATCTTCATCTCTAGGTGATGCACAAGAGGAAAAGAGATACCTCACAGGTAATGAGGAGGTGTATGGACATTCCCACATTCCTGAACAGCTTATGCATCTCTACAGCCAACCCATTGCCATTCTTCAAACGTCTGACCTTTTCTCCACTCCAGAGCAGGTACATACTGCTAAGTCAGCTACTCTGCCAAGAAAGGGACAGTTAGTCTATGGCCAATTGATGGAACCAGTAAGCAGAGAGAACTTTACACAGACATTGCCCAAAATGCCAGTGCATTCTCACGCGCAGCCCCCAGACGCCAGGGAAGAGAATATCCCACTCGAAGGGCAACAGAGCCTGCCATCGCAAACTTCAGATTGGAGCCGGTATTCAAACAGCTTACTAGAATCGGTTTCTGTTCCTGGAACACTAAATGAAGCTGTCGTAATGACTCCCTTCTCATCAGAGCTTCAAGGAATTTCAGAACAGACCCTGCTGGAGCTGTCCAAAGGAAAGCCTTCCCCCCATCCCAGAGCATGGTTTGTGTCTCTTGATGGAAAACCAGTCGCACAAGTGAGACATTCCTTTATAGACCTGAAAAAGGGCAAGAGAGCCCAGAGCAATGACACGAGTTTGGACTCTGGGGTGGACATGAATGAGCACCACTCAAGTAGAAAACTCGAGAGGGAGAAAACTTTCATCAAAAGCATGCATCCGCCTAAGATCCTTTACTTAGAAGATTTAGACCTAAGCAGTAGCGAGAGTGGGACCACTGTTTGCTCCCCTGAGGACCCGGCTTTAAGGCACATCCTAGACGGAGGGAGTGGGGCTATCATGGAACACCCTGGGGAAGAGTCTCCAGGAAGAAAAAGCACTGCTGAAGATTTTGAAGCCAATATATCCCCCACGAAGAAAAGGGGCAGACCACCACTAGCCAAAAAGGATAGCAAGACTAATATCTGGAAGAAGCGCGAGGAACGCCCACTGCTTCCCATAAATTAA
- the FAM171B gene encoding protein FAM171B isoform X2 — protein sequence MARLSRRVPCTLLLGLAAVLLKARLVPAAARAELSRSDLSLIQQQQQQQQQRQREEAEEERPEVPGASSTVTVPVSVFMLKVQVNDIISRQYLSQAVVEVFVNYTKTNSTVTKNNGAVLIKVPYKLGLSLTIIAYKDGYVLTPLPWKTGKMPIYSSVTLSLFPQSQANIWLFEDTVLITGKLADAKSQPSVQFSKALIKLPDNHHINNVTGYLTVLQQFLKVDNFLYTTGITLNKSGFESLELTPLAAICVKIYSGGKELKVDGSIQVSLPLLHTNDISAGDHIPAWTFDMNIGAWVNHGRGTVKAYNNHLIWTYDAPHLGYWIAAPLPGTRGSGINGDSRDITAYHTVFLTAILGGTVVIVIGFFAVLLCYCRDKCGTPQKRERNITKLEVLKRDQTTSTTHINHISSVKVALKAEEKSQLFNAKNSSYSPQKKEPSKAEAEERVSMVKTRDNFKIYNEDVPFLSASQNNHSRNPAQSLEPTVGSKQPKHFNNNLSSSLGDAQEEKRYLTGNEEVYGHSHIPEQLMHLYSQPIAILQTSDLFSTPEQVHTAKSATLPRKGQLVYGQLMEPVSRENFTQTLPKMPVHSHAQPPDAREENIPLEGQQSLPSQTSDWSRYSNSLLESVSVPGTLNEAVVMTPFSSELQGISEQTLLELSKGKPSPHPRAWFVSLDGKPVAQVRHSFIDLKKGKRAQSNDTSLDSGVDMNEHHSSRKLEREKTFIKSMHPPKILYLEDLDLSSSESGTTVCSPEDPALRHILDGGSGAIMEHPGEESPGRKSTAEDFEANISPTKKRGRPPLAKKDSKTNIWKKREERPLLPIN from the exons tgtCTGTATTTATGCTGAAAGTGCAGGTGAATGACATCATCAGTCGTCAGTACCTGAGTCAAGCAGTTGTAGAAGTGTTTGTAAACTACACGAAAACAAATTCCACAGTAACTAAAAACAATGGAGCAGTGTTGATAAAAGTACCTTATAAATTAGGACTCAGCTTAACCATTATTGCTTACAAAGATGGCTATGTGTTGACACCTCTGCCTTGGAAGACCGGAAAAATGCCAA TATATTCATCAGTTACACTTTCACTGTTCCCGCAAAGCCAAGCAAATATATGGCTCTTTGAagacactgttttaattactgggAAATTAGCTG ATGCCAAATCTCAACCAAGTGTTCAGTTTTCAAAAGCCTTAATTAAACTACCCGACAACCATCACATTAACAATGTAACAGGCTATCTTACAGTTCTACAACAATTTTTGAAAGTGGACAATTTCCTGTATACAACTGGAATTACTCTCAATAAATCAG GTTTTGAAAGTCTTGAATTGACTCCTCTTGCTGCAATATGTGTGAAAATATATTCTGGAGGAAAAGAATTAAAGGTGGATGGCTCTATTCAAGTTTCTCTCCCCCTTCTACATACAAATGATATAAGTGCAGGGGATCACATACCTGCCTGGACATTTGATATGAACATAG GTGCTTGGGTAAATCATGGCCGGGGAACAGTCAAGGCGTATAATAATCACTTAATTTGGACATATGATGCACCACATTTGGGCTACTGGATAGCAGCTCCACTTCCAGGAACTAGAG GTTCAGGTATAAATGGAGACTCAAGGGACATAACTGCCTACCACACGGTGTTTCTCACAGCCATATTAGGAGGCACAGTAGTCATTGTCATTGGATTTTTTGCTGTGCTTCTTTGTTATTGCAG GGATAAGTGTGGTACtccacagaaaagagaaagaaatatcacTAAACTCGAAGTCCTCAAGAGAGACCAGACAACTTCAACCACACACATAAATCATATCAGTTCAGTCAAAGTTGCATTAAAAGCTGAGGAAAAGTCACAGTTATTTAATGCCAAAAACTCCTCATATAGCCCTCAGAAAAAGGAGCCATcaaaggcagaagcagaagaaagagtttCCATGGTAAAAACTCGGGACAATTTTAAAATCTACAATGAAGATGTTCCATTTCTATCAGCCAGTCAAAACAATCACTCAAGAAACCCAGCACAGTCTTTGGAGCCCACTGTAGGGTCCAAACAACCTAAACATTTTAACAACAATCTATCTTCATCTCTAGGTGATGCACAAGAGGAAAAGAGATACCTCACAGGTAATGAGGAGGTGTATGGACATTCCCACATTCCTGAACAGCTTATGCATCTCTACAGCCAACCCATTGCCATTCTTCAAACGTCTGACCTTTTCTCCACTCCAGAGCAGGTACATACTGCTAAGTCAGCTACTCTGCCAAGAAAGGGACAGTTAGTCTATGGCCAATTGATGGAACCAGTAAGCAGAGAGAACTTTACACAGACATTGCCCAAAATGCCAGTGCATTCTCACGCGCAGCCCCCAGACGCCAGGGAAGAGAATATCCCACTCGAAGGGCAACAGAGCCTGCCATCGCAAACTTCAGATTGGAGCCGGTATTCAAACAGCTTACTAGAATCGGTTTCTGTTCCTGGAACACTAAATGAAGCTGTCGTAATGACTCCCTTCTCATCAGAGCTTCAAGGAATTTCAGAACAGACCCTGCTGGAGCTGTCCAAAGGAAAGCCTTCCCCCCATCCCAGAGCATGGTTTGTGTCTCTTGATGGAAAACCAGTCGCACAAGTGAGACATTCCTTTATAGACCTGAAAAAGGGCAAGAGAGCCCAGAGCAATGACACGAGTTTGGACTCTGGGGTGGACATGAATGAGCACCACTCAAGTAGAAAACTCGAGAGGGAGAAAACTTTCATCAAAAGCATGCATCCGCCTAAGATCCTTTACTTAGAAGATTTAGACCTAAGCAGTAGCGAGAGTGGGACCACTGTTTGCTCCCCTGAGGACCCGGCTTTAAGGCACATCCTAGACGGAGGGAGTGGGGCTATCATGGAACACCCTGGGGAAGAGTCTCCAGGAAGAAAAAGCACTGCTGAAGATTTTGAAGCCAATATATCCCCCACGAAGAAAAGGGGCAGACCACCACTAGCCAAAAAGGATAGCAAGACTAATATCTGGAAGAAGCGCGAGGAACGCCCACTGCTTCCCATAAATTAA